A region of Candidatus Dependentiae bacterium DNA encodes the following proteins:
- a CDS encoding transcription initiation protein, translated as MNITNAEAQPTKKQMETYMQQWMSWINEIADNDQLADGGNHFSRQGRVLKPNNEVVEAPHIADNNSIAGYIIILAKNLDEATKIAKKCPILNGQNTSVEIRETATPEK; from the coding sequence TCACAAACGCAGAAGCACAACCGACCAAAAAGCAAATGGAAACCTATATGCAACAATGGATGAGTTGGATAAACGAAATTGCAGACAACGACCAACTTGCAGACGGTGGCAACCATTTCTCCCGACAAGGACGAGTGCTGAAACCAAACAATGAAGTTGTTGAAGCACCACACATTGCCGACAACAATTCTATTGCAGGCTACATCATTATTTTAGCGAAGAATCTTGACGAAGCGACAAAAATTGCAAAGAAGTGCCCAATATTAAATGGACAAAATACAAGTGTTGAGATACGGGAAACAGCAACACCAGAAAAATAA